The following coding sequences are from one Lolium rigidum isolate FL_2022 chromosome 6, APGP_CSIRO_Lrig_0.1, whole genome shotgun sequence window:
- the LOC124666336 gene encoding pre-mRNA cleavage factor Im 25 kDa subunit 2-like, translating to MVSASSSSSVVNVYPLANYTFGTKEPKMEKDTSVADRLARMKVNYMKEGMRTSVEAILLVQEHNHPHILLLQIGNTFCKLPGGRLKPGENEIEGLKRKLSSKLAVNSPTFPPNWQVGECVAVWWRPNFETVMYPYCPPHIAKPKECKKLFIVHLTEKEYFAVPRNLKLLAVPLFELYDNVQRYGPVISTIPQQLSKFQFNMVSS from the exons ATggtgagcgcctcgtcgtcgtcgtcggtggtgAACGTGTACCCGCTCGCCAACTACACGTTCGGCACCAAGGAGCCCAAGATGGAGAAGGACACCTCCGTCGCCGACCGCCTCGCCCGCATGAAGGTCAA CTACATGAAAGAAGGAATGAGGACAAGCGTTGAAGCAATCCTGTTG GTGCAAGAGCACAATCACCCCCACATTCTGCTGTTGCAAATTGGGAATACATTTTGCAAACTTCCTGGTGGACGGTTGAAGCCTGGAGAAAATG AAATCGAGGGCCTGAAAAGAAAGCTGTCCAGCAAACTTGCAGTGAATTCTCCTACTTTTCCACCTAACTGGCAG GTTGGTGAGTGTGTTGCTGTCTGGTGGAGGCCAAACTTTGAGACTGTGATGTACCCTTACTGCCCTCCGCATATAGCCAAGCCCAAG GAGTGCAAGAAGCTTTTCATTGTTCACCTGACTGAAAAGGAGTATTTCGCTGTTCCAAGGAACCTGAAGCTACTTGCTGTTCCACTGTTTGAGCTCTATGACAATGTTCAG CGGTACGGGCCTGTCATTTCCACCATCCCACAGCAGCTGTCCAAGTTTCAGTTCAACATGGTGAGCTCGTAA